A window of the Lolium perenne isolate Kyuss_39 chromosome 7, Kyuss_2.0, whole genome shotgun sequence genome harbors these coding sequences:
- the LOC127315743 gene encoding uncharacterized protein encodes MRHWSLPEKTGQVRRHPSPALPWRRSYDPIASTTRKRQLAIVAQVTEEVNKLTVQDHTPPPELTAGKIRGVGHVEPSSPEASVASKQASNMDAHDEVESKEEQGDAPPIKRGVGCTRRTRGEVPKDAEKEPRTTQEVTLGATRKRDEEEPGNQPQAKRLVMQVPSLEECLGKETLKNQREEELTGKLGNLVSGFTNDPSAEGVGSDTLDIITESRVEHIVIGAKKGEEGKQSTLELREDDAEGEMGGDRITTKTGPDRDGMKPGAEEEYKPILVFLSETRQNKDVIESVQRRIGYANCLPVCVKGKGGGLALFVSNLVKVDLISFGKHHIDTTVTDLDGVKTRYTFVYGEPRPQDRPEFWKLMKRIKPMSPEPWFVAGDFNECLFQSEHMSARRRSESRMQDFRDALRFCNLHDLGFRGQPWTFNNKQQGKRNVRVRLDRAVASPAWTAIYPQATVQHVVTSRSDHCPIVITLKEETNKPVKLPPRYEAMWEREPSLNECIEEAWVHLKPASNLEEIQQKISHTMTDMGNWSRKEFGSVNSEIKRLKKRLGNLQRRNYIRNQLEIEKVAARLDELLLREEIMWRQRSRVTWLKEGDQNTNYFHRKASGRKRKNKISKLRKPDGSMTENEDEFLDIACNFFNELYKEDPNINPSTLLNLIEPNVTDDMNKTLVADFTDEEIGNALFQIGPLKAPGPDGLPARFFQRNWGLLKKEVCEAIKLFFNNGVIPDNFNMTKIVLIPKVDNAIELKEYRPISLCNVIYKVISKCLVNRLRPYLQTLISENQSRLISDNALVAFECFHAIHRTNKEEESFCAYKLDLSKAYDRVDWRFLEGALNKWGFDCKWINWIMACVKSVKYTVQINGHLTNEFSPSRGLRQGDPLSPYLFLLVAESLTLIINKARVNGELQDFKICRGSPGISHLMFADDCLLFFKANPGQATVIKSAISIFENGSGQLLSANKCSLLFSESCPEQCQQQVRQILEVTRESFEDKYLGFPTPEGRMKKGKFQPSKDRLSKKMNYWAERFMSMGAKDALIKSVAQAIPNHIMSIFKLPMGFHDDYMKMVRTFWWGEDEKKRKVHWAAWDILTSPKNLGGVGFRDSKLMNQAMLARQCWRLMKYPNSLCARLLKSIYYPRGNFLDTVFKQDASPGWRGIEFGLELFKEGLIWRIGDGKSINIWRDNWIARDYNLKVAAGKTNTRIRRADHLIIQNPSRWNEHLIRKIFYMEDADWILKQKLPRNTCHDFLAWHYEKTGEFSVKSAYRLAYNLQHGVRWKAGSSASKDNSRNVWKLIWNSNVPSKVKIFGWRAASDNLATKKNKFRRTLELDSTCNICGREEEDSFHATGQLVNRNIWKPPTEGNLKINVDAAFSEDTGDAAIGVIARDHLGHISLAASIVIDKCSDAEEAEACAIREGLNLAVEYNLKPNAIESDCANAVATANSHKVVASRCWGIYRDIERLKILSPGCNVTKVARSCNSVAHELAKLARVSGDSYVWLPPIPGNVLALCVKDLCTNHVMNE; translated from the exons ATGCGGCACTGGTCCCTCCCGGAGAAGACAGGGCAGGTGCGACGACACCCTTCGCCTGCCCTGCCATGGCGTCGCTCCTACGACCCCATCGCGTCCACCACCAGGAAGCGACAATTGGCGATCGTCGCTCAAGTCACGGAAGAGGTAAACAAGCTGACGGTGCAGGACCACACCCCACCTCCTGAGCTAACAGCTGGAAAGATCAGGGGTGTGGGTCATGTGGAACCATCATCCCCGGAGGCATCGGTGGCGTCGAAGCAAGCCTCCAACATGGATGCACATGACGAGGTGGAAAGCAAGGAAGAACAGGGAGACGcacccccaatcaaacggggtgtgGGCTGTACAAGGCGAACCAGGGGAGAGGTGCCCAAAGATGCTGAAAAAGAACCGCGGACAACCCAGGAGGTCACCCTGGGGGCTACGCGGAAGAGGGATGAAGAAGAGCCAGGAAACCAACCTCAAGCAAAACGACTGGTGATGCAAGTTCCCAGCCTGGAGGAATGTTTGGGGAAGGAAACGCTGAAGAACCAGAGAGAGGAAGAGCTCACAGGCAAACTAGGAAACCTTGTATCAGGCTTTACCAATGATCCTAGTGCTGAGGGAGTAGGTAGTGACACCCTAGATATCATTACTGAGAGTAGGGTAGAACATATTGTAATAGGAGCAAAGAAGGGAGAAGAGGGGAAGCAGAGCACCCTAGAATTGAGAGAGGATGATGCTGAGGGAGAGATGGGAGGAGATAGAATCACCACTAAAACCGGACCTGACAGGGACGGCATGAAACCGGGCGCCGAGGAAG AGTACAAGCCTATCCTGGTGTTCCTTTCTGAAACCAGGCAGAATAAAGATGTGATTGAGAGCGTCCAGAGACGCATTGGTTATGCCAACTGTCTCCCCGTTTGTGTTAAGGGCAAAGGTGGTGGGTTAGCCCTTTTTGTTAGCAATCTTGTCAAGGTCGATCTAATCAGTTTTGGCAAGCACCACATTGACACCACGGTTACAGACCTAGATGGTGTTAAAACGAGGTACACTTTTGTCTATGGCGAGCCTCGCCCCCAAGATCGCCCTGAGTTCTGGAAACTAATGAAAAGAATAAAACCCATGTCACCAGAACCATGGTTTGTTGCTGGCGACTTCAACGAATGCTTGTTTCAGTCTGAGCACATGTCAGCTAGAAGGAGAAGTGAAAGCCGTATGCAAGATTTCAGAGATGCGCTGAGGTTCTGTAATCTACATGACTTGGGTTTCCGTGGGCAGCCTTGGACTTTCAACAACAAGCAGCAAGGGAAGAGAAATGTTAGAGTTCGTCTTGATAGGGCAGTTGCTTCTCCGGCTTGGACTGCTATCTATCCACAAGCTACGGTCCAGCATGTGGTCACGTCAAGATCTGACCATTGCCCCATTGTTATAACTCTGAAGGAGGAGACAAACAAACCTGTAAAATTGCCACCAAGGTATGAAGCAATGTGGGAACGTGAACCCTCTCTAAATGAATGTATAGAGGAAGCTTGGGTGCACCTCAAACCTGCAAGCAACCTGGAAGAAATTCAACAGAAAATCTCCCATACTATGACGGATATGGGAAATTGGAGCAGGAAGGAATTTGGGTCAGTAAATAGTGAAATTAAGCGCCTTAAGAAGAGACTGGGAAATCTGCAGAGAAGAAATTACATTAGAAatcaattggaaattgaaaaggTTGCTGCCCGGTTGGATGAGCTACTACTTAGAGAGGAGATAATGTGGAGGCAGAGATCAAGAGTGACCTGGTTGAAGGAAGGAGATCAGAACACAAATTATTTCCATAGGAAAGCGTCGGGTAGGAAGAGGAAAAATAAGATCAGTAAACTAAGAAAACCTGACGGATCCATGACAGAAAATGAAGACGAGTTCCTGGATATTGCTTGCAATTTTTTCAACGAGCTCTACAAAGAAGACCCAAATATCAACCCTTCCACACTGCTGAACCTGATTGAACCAAATGTCACAGATGACATGAACAAAACACTGGTGGCAGACTTCACAGATGAGGAGATCGGGAATGCACTGTTCCAGATTGGACCTTTGAAAGCTCCAGGTCCAGATGGCTTGCCTGCGAGGTTTTTCCAGCGAAACTGGGGGCTCTTGAAAAAAGAGGTTTGTGAAGCTATCAAACTATTCTTCAATAACGGAGTAATCCCGGATAATTTCAACATGACAAAGATAGTTCTAATCCCAAAGGTGGACAATGCTATAGAGTTGAAAGAGTACAGACCAATCTCGCTATGCAATGTTATTTACAAAGTCATATCCAAATGCCTAGTCAATAGGCTAAGACCTTACCTCCAGACTTTGATCTCAGAAAATCAAAGCCGGTTGATATCCGATAATGCACTGGTTGCATTCGAGTGCTTCCATGCTATCCATAGAACAAATAAGGAAGAGGAATCCTTCTGTGCGTATAAGCTTGACCTATCCAAGGCCTACGACAGAGTGGACTGGAGATTCCTCGAAGGTGCGCTCAACAAATGGGGCTTTGATTGTAAATGGATAAATTGGATTATGGCCTGCGTCAAGTCGGTGAAGTATACAGTTCAAATCAACGGCCACCTGACAAACGAGTTCAGTCCATCTAGAGGACTAAGACAAGGGGACCCACTGTCACCGTACCTCTTCCTCCTTGTGGCCGAGAGTCTAACTTTGATCATCAACAAAgcaagggtcaatggggagctgcaAGACTTCAAAATCTGTAGAGGTTCCCCTGGTATCTCCCACCTTATGTTCGCGGACGACTGCCTGCTTTTCTTCAAAGCAAACCCAGGGCAGGCAACTGTGATTAAATCAGCTATATCCATCTTCGAGAATGGCTCGGGACAACTCCTAAGTGCAAATAAATGCTCACTTCTGTTTAGCGAAAGCTGCCCCGAACAATGTCAGCAGCAAGTTAGACAGATTCTAGAAGTTACCAGGGAATCCTTTGAGGATAAGTACCTGGGGTTCCCTACTCCAGAGGGACGAATGAAGAAAGGGAAGTTCCAACCGTCGAAAGACCGCCTATCGAAGAAGATGAATTACTGGGCTGAGCGTTTCATGTCAATGGGTGCTAAAGATGCTCTTATTAAGTCGGTAGCACAAGCCATACCGAATCACATTATGAGCATCTTTAAGCTCCCGATGGGATTCCATGATGATTACATGAAGATGGTGAGAACCTTCTGGTGGGGAGAAGATGAAAAAAAGAGGAAGGTGCACTGGGCGGCATGGGACATCCTGACCAGTCCAAAAAATCTAGGAGGGGTTGGTTTCAGGGATTCCAAACTTATGAACCAAGCCATGCTTGCGAGGCAGTGTTGGAGATTAATGAAGTACCCAAACAGCTTATGTGCCAGGCTACTAAAATCCATATACTATCCGCGGGGAAATTTTTTAGATACAGTTTTCAAACAGGATGCTTCTCCTGGATGGCGAGGTATAGAATTTGGCCTTGAATTATTTAAAGAAGGTCTGATATGGAGAATTGGAGATGGAAAAAGTATAAACATCTGGAGGGATAATTGGATAGCTAGAGACTACAATCTCAAAGTTGCTGCAGGGAAAACAAACACCAGAATTAGGCGTGCTGACCACCTCATCATACAGAACCCAAGTAGATGGAATGAGCATCTGATAAGGAAGATTTTCTATATGGAAGATGCTGATTGGATTCTCAAACAAAAGCTTCCAAGGAATACCTGTCACGACTTTCTAGCATGGCACTATGAGAAAACGGGTGAGTTCTCAGTCAAAAGTGCATACAGGCTAGCCTATAATTTGCAACATGGAGTAAGATGGAAGGCTGGGTCGAGTGCAAGCAAGGACAACAGTAGGAATGTTTGGAAGCTAATTTGGAATTCAAATGTGCCAAGTAAAGTGAAGATCTTTGGGTGGAGAGCCGCCTCAGATAACTTGGCAACAAAAAAGAACAAATTTAGAAGGACCCTCGAACTGGATAGCACCTGCAATATATGTGGGAGAGAGGAAGAGGACAGCTTCCATGCCACT GGCCAGTTAGTAAACAGGAATATATGGAAACCACCAACGGAAGGGAACCTGAAGATTAACGTGGATGCGGCCTTTTCAGAAGATACTGGAGATGCTGCCATTGGAGTCATCGCCCGCGATCATCTGGGGCACATCAGCTTGGCGGCAAGCATTGTCATCGATAAATGCAGTGATGCGGAAGAAGCTGAAGCTTGTGCAATCAGAGAGGGATTAAACCTGGCAGTCGAGTACAACCTAAAACCTAATGCTATTGAGTCAGATTGTGCAAATGCAGTGGCTACTGCAAACAGTCACAAGGTTGTAGCGTCCAGATGCTGGGGCATTTACAGAGATATAGAGCGTCTTAAAATTTTAAGTCCAGGCTGTAATGTGACTAAGGTTGCAAGGTCTTGTAATTCTGTAGCCCACGAACTAGCGAAGTTAGCCAGAGTTAGTGGTGACAGCTACGTGTGGCTGCCTCCTATACCAGGCAATGTCTTAGCTTTATGTGTAAAGGATTTGTGTACGAACCATGTGATGAATGAATGA